The Camelina sativa cultivar DH55 chromosome 14, Cs, whole genome shotgun sequence genome includes a window with the following:
- the LOC104743072 gene encoding shikimate O-hydroxycinnamoyltransferase-like, which translates to MKINIRDSTMVRPAAETPITNLWNSNVDLIIPRFHTPSVYFYRPTGASNFFDPQVLKEALSKALVPFYPMAGRLKRDDDGRIELDCNGAGVLFVVADTPSVIDDFGDFAPTLTLRQLIPDVDYSAGVHTFPLLVLQVTFFKCGGASLGVGMQHHVADGFSGLHFINTWSDMARGLDLTIPPFIDRTLLRARDPPQPAFHHVEYQPAPSMRIPSKPGPPDNTTVSIFKLSRDQLVALKAKSKQDGNTVSYSSYEMLAGHVWRSVGKARGLPDDQETKLYVAIDGRSRLRPQLPPGYFGNVIFTATPLTVAGELLSKPTWYAAGLIHDVIARMDDNYLRSALDYLEMQPDLSALVRGAHTYKCPNLGITSWARLPIYDADFGWGRPIFMGPGGIPYEGLSFVLPSPTNDGSLSVAIALQSEHMKLFEKFLYEI; encoded by the exons ATGAAAATTAACATCCGAGATTCCACCATGGTCCGGCCTGCCGCCGAGACCCCAATCACTAATCTTTGGAACTCCAACGTTGACCTCATCATCCCTAGATTCCACACCCCTAGTGTCTATTTCTACAGACCCACCGGCGCCTCCAACTTCTTTGACCCCCAGGTCCTCAAGGAAGCTCTTTCCAAGGCCCTCGTCCCCTTCTACCCCATGGCTGGTCGCTTGAAGAGAGACGACGATGGTCGTATCGAGCTCGACTGCAACGGTGCCGGTGTTCTCTTCGTCGTCGCTGATACTCCTTCTGTCATCGACGACTTTGGGGACTTCGCTCCCACCCTCACTCTCCGCCAGCTTATCCCCGATGTTGATTACTCCGCCGGCGTCCACACTTTCCCGCTCCTCGTCTTGCAG GTGACCTTCTTTAAATGTGGGGGAGCTTCCCTTGGTGTTGGCATGCAACACCACGTGGCTGATGGTTTCTCTGGTCTCCATTTTATCAATACGTGGTCTGATATGGCCCGTGGTCTTGACCTTACCATTCCACCCTTCATTGATCGAACCCTCCTCCGCGCTAGGGACCCGCCTCAGCCTGCTTTTCATCATGTCGAGTATCAGCCTGCTCCCAGTATGAGGATCCCGTCCAAACCAGGGCCCCCTGACAATACCACCGTCTCTATTTTCAAATTATCCCGCGATCAGCTTGTTGCTCTCAAGGCTAAATCCAAGCAGGATGGGAACACTGTAAGCTACAGCTCCTACGAGATGTTGGCTGGCCACGTGTGGAGATCAGTGGGCAAGGCGCGCGGACTTCCAGATGACCAAGAGACCAAGCTGTACGTTGCGATTGATGGAAGGTCCAGACTTCGCCCTCAGCTTCCCCCTGGTTACTTTGGCAATGTGATATTCACTGCGACACCATTGACAGTTGCAGGGGAGCTTCTATCAAAGCCAACATGGTACGCAGCAGGGCTGATTCATGATGTTATAGCTCGCATGGACGATAACTATCTGAGGTCTGCTCTTGACTACCTGGAGATGCAGCCTGATCTGTCAGCACTGGTCCGCGGTGCACATACCTACAAATGCCCAAATTTGGGAATCACTAGCTGGGCCAGATTACCCATCTATGATGCAGACTTTGGTTGGGGTCGTCCCATATTTATGGGACCTGGTGGGATTCCATACGAGGGTCTGTCTTTCGTGCTTCCAAGTCCTACAAATGATGGCAGCTTATCCGTGGCCATTGCCCTCCAATCTGAACACATGAAACTATTTGAGAAGTTTTTGTACGAGATATGA